One region of Cyanobium sp. M30B3 genomic DNA includes:
- a CDS encoding HNH endonuclease encodes MDHIVPSNQGGTGDLSNLQALCFRCNAGKRETGCVFYALEGSGRVLLENELRIRA; translated from the coding sequence GTGGACCACATCGTGCCCAGCAACCAGGGCGGCACAGGCGACCTCAGCAACCTGCAGGCCCTGTGCTTTCGCTGCAATGCCGGCAAGCGCGAGACGGGCTGTGTGTTCTACGCGCTGGAGGGCAGCGGCCGGGTGCTGCTGGAAAACGAGCTGAGGATCAGAGCCTGA
- a CDS encoding DUF5615 family PIN-like protein, with the protein MRILLDAQLPRSLVRPLEVLGCDVQHTLDLPAGNRSSDQVISAIADRDQRVVFNPDLTALLLRALPELIHLFESHVLIELSRKALVVRL; encoded by the coding sequence ATGAGAATCCTGCTGGATGCCCAGCTGCCTCGATCTCTCGTTCGGCCTCTGGAGGTATTGGGATGCGATGTTCAGCATACCCTTGATCTACCAGCAGGCAATCGCAGCTCCGATCAGGTGATTTCCGCCATCGCGGATCGTGATCAACGTGTTGTCTTCAATCCGGATCTCACTGCGTTGCTGCTTCGTGCTCTGCCGGAGCTGATCCACCTGTTCGAAAGTCACGTCCTCATTGAGTTGAGTCGGAAGGCATTGGTTGTCAGGCTCTGA
- a CDS encoding DUF433 domain-containing protein, giving the protein MTDQLGRITIDPEICHGKPTIRGLRYPVEMILELLSAGMSASEILADYPDLESGDITAVLEYATQLSRVQRIELLSA; this is encoded by the coding sequence ATGACAGACCAGCTTGGTCGCATCACCATCGATCCTGAGATCTGTCACGGGAAGCCAACGATCCGCGGTTTGCGTTATCCCGTGGAGATGATACTTGAATTGCTGTCTGCAGGAATGAGTGCGTCGGAAATTCTTGCCGATTACCCTGATCTTGAGTCTGGCGACATCACAGCAGTGCTGGAGTACGCAACTCAGCTTTCACGAGTTCAGCGCATTGAACTTCTCTCTGCATGA
- a CDS encoding BrnT family toxin translates to MRIRFDPRKRLRTLEERGLDFLDAESVCAGPTIQAPDRRRDYGEERIVCFGLLRGRAVIVVYTERNGIKHIISMRKANDREQRRFLPHLRSSGDPL, encoded by the coding sequence ATGAGGATCCGCTTTGATCCGCGCAAGCGGCTGCGCACCCTTGAGGAGCGCGGCCTCGACTTTCTCGATGCGGAGAGCGTTTGTGCTGGTCCCACCATCCAAGCCCCCGATCGCAGGAGAGACTATGGTGAGGAGAGGATCGTTTGTTTTGGATTGCTTCGAGGTCGCGCTGTGATCGTGGTCTATACGGAGCGCAACGGCATCAAGCACATCATCTCCATGCGTAAGGCAAATGACCGAGAACAACGTCGTTTTCTCCCGCACCTCCGCTCATCGGGAGATCCACTCTGA
- a CDS encoding HIT domain-containing protein, protein MRMSHIYQPLMLMELLGRRSPAPAQDVARRILGEDVTQIDYYTERVKRMVGKVLTGNGITRCEQGTYALVGGDELSDAERDQLLQLCRQRLDAFREQRGEGVFAHRSRHRTPISGSIKYRVLTRARGRCECCGAHEHQRALEVDHIVPKNHGGSDDLSNLQALCFRCNAGKRDTDSTDFRGLQASYARREAGCVFCALEGSGRVLLENELALCIADAYPVTPGHSLVIPRRHVADGLALHQPEWNAVVELLKQRREQLSAADTTISGWNVGLNSGEAAGQTVFHAHWHLIPRREGDCEEPRGGVRGVIGEKQGY, encoded by the coding sequence ATGCGCATGAGCCACATCTACCAACCGCTCATGCTGATGGAGCTCCTCGGCCGCCGCAGCCCGGCCCCAGCGCAGGACGTGGCCCGCCGGATCCTGGGGGAGGACGTGACCCAAATCGATTACTACACAGAGCGCGTCAAGCGCATGGTGGGCAAGGTGCTCACGGGCAACGGCATCACCCGCTGTGAGCAGGGCACCTACGCCCTGGTGGGCGGCGACGAGCTGAGCGACGCCGAGCGCGACCAGCTGCTGCAGCTCTGCCGCCAGCGCCTCGATGCCTTCCGAGAGCAACGGGGCGAGGGGGTGTTTGCCCACCGCAGCCGCCACCGCACCCCGATCAGCGGCTCGATCAAATACCGGGTGCTCACCCGCGCCCGAGGCCGCTGCGAGTGCTGCGGCGCCCATGAGCACCAGAGGGCCCTGGAGGTGGACCACATCGTGCCGAAGAACCACGGCGGCTCCGACGACCTCAGCAACCTGCAGGCCCTCTGCTTCCGCTGCAACGCCGGCAAGCGCGACACCGACTCCACCGACTTCCGCGGCCTGCAGGCCAGCTACGCCAGGCGCGAGGCAGGCTGTGTGTTCTGCGCTCTGGAGGGCAGCGGCCGGGTGCTGCTGGAGAACGAACTGGCGCTCTGCATCGCCGATGCCTACCCGGTGACGCCGGGCCACAGCCTGGTGATCCCCCGACGCCATGTGGCCGACGGGCTTGCGCTGCACCAGCCGGAGTGGAACGCGGTGGTGGAGCTGCTGAAGCAGCGGCGGGAGCAGCTCAGCGCTGCGGACACCACGATCAGCGGCTGGAATGTGGGGTTGAACTCAGGCGAGGCGGCGGGGCAGACGGTGTTTCATGCGCACTGGCATCTGATTCCGAGGCGGGAGGGGGATTGCGAGGAGCCTCGGGGTGGGGTGCGGGGGGTGATTGGTGAGAAGCAGGGATATTGA
- a CDS encoding AAA family ATPase, which yields MYPVKIETIEITAVGGIEYLRILFDPSMNILCGPNGIGKTTVLESVAHCFAAGETSILKRHVGHERSTVTATVEHEDLCTEVAYGFAEFEPSQRAQISGKHDWSPFLLSLKTTRTFVYTPLNSVSRDTEKNQRNLYQEAKTGVILDDVKNWFVNRYLYSAHERALTPEKLANFALAKRCFAELNPDYTFSHVDATTNEILVSTPAGNIYYEYLSSGFKSCLSILFGIIKEVEFRFTGVPSRVEDFAGVVLIDELELHLHPEWQARIAGVLTRIFPMIQFIVTTHSPHIIQAAEPNQIIALEFRDRTVALRPLPKTPLGFKGWTLDEVLTDVMGMHDTRTEVLRDLLDAFSQAVAEDNYTKAEEVFGELDRSLHPENHIRKLLRLQLNSITPVEYD from the coding sequence GTGTATCCCGTGAAAATAGAGACAATCGAGATCACAGCAGTCGGCGGCATTGAGTACCTCCGAATACTCTTCGACCCCAGCATGAACATCCTGTGTGGGCCAAATGGTATTGGCAAAACCACGGTATTGGAATCTGTGGCGCACTGTTTTGCTGCTGGAGAAACATCGATCTTGAAGCGCCATGTTGGACACGAACGCAGCACAGTCACGGCTACTGTGGAACATGAGGACCTGTGCACCGAGGTTGCTTACGGCTTCGCAGAGTTCGAGCCCTCACAGCGCGCACAAATATCTGGAAAGCACGACTGGTCACCTTTCCTACTGTCGCTGAAGACGACTCGTACGTTTGTTTACACACCGCTTAATTCGGTCAGTCGCGATACCGAAAAGAATCAAAGGAACCTCTATCAGGAGGCAAAGACGGGGGTCATCCTTGATGACGTAAAGAATTGGTTCGTAAACCGATATTTATACTCAGCGCACGAACGAGCGTTAACGCCTGAGAAGCTTGCCAACTTCGCACTTGCGAAGCGCTGCTTTGCCGAGTTGAATCCGGATTACACTTTTTCGCATGTAGATGCGACAACAAATGAAATTCTTGTATCTACTCCTGCAGGAAATATCTACTACGAATATCTCTCTTCTGGCTTCAAGTCGTGTTTGTCCATACTGTTCGGAATCATCAAGGAAGTGGAGTTCCGATTTACAGGAGTTCCTAGCCGGGTCGAGGATTTTGCAGGTGTTGTCTTGATTGACGAATTGGAATTGCATCTGCATCCGGAATGGCAAGCTCGTATCGCAGGAGTGCTTACAAGAATCTTTCCTATGATCCAATTCATAGTAACCACACACAGTCCTCACATCATCCAAGCGGCGGAGCCGAATCAAATCATCGCACTGGAGTTTCGCGATCGGACGGTAGCTTTGCGTCCGCTTCCTAAAACTCCACTTGGATTCAAGGGCTGGACTCTTGATGAGGTACTTACAGACGTGATGGGTATGCACGACACACGGACGGAGGTGCTACGTGATCTTCTGGATGCTTTTTCTCAAGCAGTAGCTGAGGACAACTACACAAAGGCGGAGGAAGTCTTCGGTGAACTTGATCGTTCATTACATCCGGAGAATCACATCCGCAAGTTGCTTCGCCTACAGCTTAACTCCATCACGCCGGTCGAATATGATTAG
- the dgt gene encoding dNTP triphosphohydrolase, with protein MTPSREQRQSEESVFERTPFEVDRDRVLYSYEFRRLAGVTQAANASEGPNLHNRLTHSLKVAQVGRRLAQYLKLRFPVEVDQCGGLDVDVVECACLAHDLGHPPFGHAAEDVLNRCLEAIDPDLGFEGNAQSFRVVINRSIRRTSSDGLNLTSATLNAILKYPWAQADEKGKLKHKWGYYPEETEAFKFARMHVPDSRKNSQTLEAAAMDLADDIAYSVHDVDDFYRTGMIPLDQLISGTEARIHFLEWVCCHPKADALGISRLDISTKGNEYFESLKAAVSLRAPFANTREQLQDLHTLTSSHITRFLGCHKELPAIELDPAADTQIVRPQWLSFEIMILKLLMQRYVYQDNSLLAQQHGHKRLIEEVFHTLVESIMVHGSDGMVPRRFELEAQEAKGEKLLAGRLAADIVCSMDEPQILMLYQRLLGIRPGILAERLIH; from the coding sequence GTGACGCCATCACGAGAACAACGGCAGAGTGAAGAGTCTGTATTCGAAAGAACTCCTTTTGAGGTCGATCGGGATAGAGTACTTTACTCCTATGAATTTAGACGCTTAGCAGGAGTCACGCAAGCCGCAAACGCTTCTGAAGGGCCAAACTTGCACAATCGTTTGACACATAGCCTTAAGGTTGCCCAGGTTGGACGCAGATTAGCCCAATATCTTAAGTTGCGCTTTCCTGTCGAGGTTGATCAATGTGGTGGTCTTGATGTTGATGTTGTCGAGTGCGCGTGCTTGGCTCATGACCTAGGCCACCCACCTTTTGGCCACGCAGCCGAAGATGTATTAAATCGGTGCCTTGAAGCCATTGACCCCGACCTGGGATTTGAGGGAAATGCTCAGTCGTTCAGAGTTGTCATAAATAGGTCCATTAGGCGGACAAGCAGTGATGGTCTGAATTTAACTTCTGCTACGCTTAACGCGATTCTCAAGTATCCTTGGGCCCAGGCAGACGAAAAGGGCAAGTTGAAACACAAATGGGGATATTATCCAGAAGAGACTGAAGCATTCAAGTTTGCTCGAATGCATGTTCCTGATAGCCGCAAGAATTCTCAGACTCTTGAGGCAGCAGCCATGGATTTGGCTGATGACATTGCCTATTCCGTGCATGATGTAGATGACTTCTACCGAACTGGGATGATTCCACTTGATCAACTGATCAGTGGAACTGAAGCCCGAATCCACTTTTTGGAATGGGTTTGTTGCCATCCAAAGGCTGATGCGTTGGGCATTTCACGCTTAGATATAAGCACTAAGGGCAATGAATATTTTGAAAGTTTGAAAGCCGCCGTTTCGCTTAGAGCGCCATTTGCCAATACCCGTGAGCAGCTACAAGATCTCCATACGCTAACTTCCAGCCATATAACACGGTTCCTAGGCTGCCACAAAGAGCTTCCTGCCATTGAACTTGACCCAGCTGCTGATACCCAGATTGTTCGCCCTCAATGGCTCAGTTTCGAAATTATGATCTTAAAACTGCTAATGCAGCGATATGTCTATCAGGACAACAGCCTGCTTGCGCAACAACATGGACATAAGCGATTAATCGAAGAAGTCTTTCACACTTTGGTGGAATCAATAATGGTCCATGGCAGTGATGGAATGGTGCCAAGAAGATTTGAGCTTGAAGCACAAGAAGCAAAAGGAGAGAAGCTACTCGCTGGTCGACTTGCAGCGGATATCGTCTGCTCCATGGACGAGCCGCAGATTCTAATGCTCTATCAGAGACTTTTAGGTATACGGCCCGGAATTCTTGCGGAACGGCTCATCCACTAG
- a CDS encoding DUF3427 domain-containing protein, giving the protein MPPQDLSPGLYDHPLSAAVHQALAGSEDSLHQLQPLDPAEAPQRLARYLQQLSETALASLPEAQRQQQQLALVNQIVALLQQQAPNAISSGDQLHPSARLLQELRAAPLLPNEPPLVRPLIPLADGTLLINAPSEPSIGLALQAECPSADRIDLLCAFIKWSGLRLLQESLAAHLAAGRPLRVLTTVYMGATDRKALDWLVERGAQLRVSTDTRRTRLHAKAWLFHRASGTSTAYIGSSNLSSAALVDGLEWNVRLAALETPAMLAKFQSTFDAYWEEGEFEPYAATPDEQARIDHHLARARGEDDASGSAAPVWFDLRPYAYQREMLDALAAERSLHQRWRNLVVAATGTGKTVLAAFDVARLHADFPEQFPSPEPPPLLLIAHRKEILLQALATFRQVLRDPSFGELYVDGELPRQWRHVFASVQSLAQRELAEIPADRFAVVIVDEFHHAAASSYRRWLDHLRPQLLLGLTATPERADGLDILHWFGGRIAAELRLWTALDQGLLAPFHYFAVADATDLSALEWRRGGYVPAELSSLYTGDHRRVALILSELEKAVAEPLRMRALGFCVSVEHARFMAERFRVAGFAAEALDASTPADERRDALRRLQAGKLQILFAVDLLNEGLDIPAIDTVLLLRPTESAVVFLQQLGRGLRLSPDTGKSCLTVLDFIGQQHRRFRFDLRYRALLGCSRRQLQDHLAAGFPFLPPGCRLVLDRVASERVLSNLRQCLPARRPQLLQQLRALAAEGVIGPASGLADWLDALAMEPADFYGIRGASFTALRRELGWLRDAPHPEEERLSRAIGSALLHGDDPDRLRRLAAALSAPAPPELQALGERERRAWLMLTVQLFGTGRQWRPLEHALAVLWQAGAWRQELRQLLELLAARADHRLHPLPWALPVPLRVHGHYSRAEIEAAFGVLTDHAPWIHREGVLWHEPSRCDLLFVTLRKSEALFSPTTRYRDLALGPSLFHWESQSTTTAASATGQRYVHHEARGSRVLLFVREQRKQGTVTEPFVCLGFARYESHEGERPMAIRWRLERQIPAGWLTVMGLAV; this is encoded by the coding sequence ATGCCTCCGCAGGATCTCTCTCCCGGCCTATACGACCACCCCCTCAGCGCTGCAGTTCATCAGGCCCTGGCTGGCAGCGAGGACTCCCTGCACCAGCTCCAACCCCTCGACCCCGCCGAAGCCCCACAGCGTCTGGCCCGCTACCTCCAACAACTGAGCGAGACCGCCCTGGCCTCGTTGCCGGAAGCCCAGCGTCAGCAACAGCAGTTGGCCCTGGTGAACCAGATCGTGGCCCTGCTCCAGCAGCAAGCACCCAACGCCATCAGCTCGGGCGACCAGCTCCACCCCAGCGCGCGGCTTTTGCAGGAGCTGCGAGCCGCGCCCCTCCTGCCCAATGAGCCACCGCTGGTCCGCCCCCTGATCCCCCTGGCCGACGGCACCCTGCTGATCAATGCCCCCAGTGAGCCCAGCATCGGTCTAGCCCTGCAGGCGGAATGCCCGTCAGCCGATCGCATCGACCTCCTCTGCGCTTTCATCAAGTGGAGCGGGCTGCGCCTGCTGCAGGAGTCGCTGGCGGCGCACCTGGCGGCCGGCCGGCCCTTGCGGGTGCTCACCACCGTGTACATGGGCGCCACCGACCGCAAGGCGCTCGACTGGCTGGTGGAGCGCGGTGCCCAGCTGCGCGTCAGCACCGACACGCGCCGCACCCGCCTCCATGCCAAGGCCTGGCTGTTCCACCGCGCCAGCGGCACCAGCACGGCCTACATCGGCTCGTCGAACCTCTCCTCCGCGGCCCTGGTGGACGGGCTGGAGTGGAACGTACGCCTGGCGGCCCTGGAAACGCCGGCGATGCTGGCCAAGTTCCAGTCCACCTTCGATGCCTACTGGGAGGAGGGCGAGTTCGAGCCCTACGCCGCCACCCCAGACGAGCAGGCCCGCATCGACCACCACCTCGCCCGCGCCCGGGGCGAGGACGACGCCAGCGGCAGCGCCGCGCCGGTGTGGTTCGACCTGCGGCCCTACGCCTACCAGCGCGAGATGCTCGACGCCCTGGCGGCCGAGCGGTCGCTCCACCAGCGCTGGCGCAACCTCGTGGTGGCCGCCACCGGCACCGGCAAGACCGTGCTCGCCGCATTCGATGTGGCCCGGTTGCATGCCGACTTCCCCGAGCAGTTCCCCTCGCCCGAGCCGCCGCCGCTGCTGCTGATCGCCCACCGCAAGGAGATCCTGCTGCAGGCCCTGGCCACCTTCCGCCAGGTGCTGCGCGATCCCTCCTTCGGCGAGCTCTATGTGGATGGCGAGCTGCCGCGCCAATGGCGGCACGTGTTCGCCTCCGTGCAGTCGCTTGCCCAGCGCGAACTGGCCGAGATCCCCGCTGATCGCTTCGCGGTGGTGATCGTGGATGAGTTCCACCACGCCGCCGCGAGCAGCTACCGGCGCTGGCTCGATCACCTGCGCCCCCAGCTGCTGCTCGGCCTCACCGCCACGCCCGAGCGGGCCGACGGACTCGACATCCTCCACTGGTTCGGCGGCCGCATCGCCGCCGAGCTGCGTCTTTGGACCGCCCTCGATCAGGGCCTGCTCGCCCCCTTCCACTACTTCGCCGTGGCCGACGCCACCGACCTGTCCGCCCTGGAATGGCGCCGCGGCGGTTACGTGCCCGCCGAGCTCAGCAGCCTCTACACCGGCGACCACCGCCGCGTGGCGCTGATCCTCAGCGAGCTGGAGAAGGCCGTGGCCGAGCCGCTGCGCATGCGTGCCCTCGGCTTCTGCGTGAGCGTGGAGCACGCCCGCTTCATGGCCGAGCGCTTCCGCGTCGCCGGCTTTGCCGCCGAGGCCCTTGATGCCTCCACTCCCGCCGACGAACGTCGCGACGCCCTGCGCCGCCTGCAGGCCGGCAAACTGCAGATCCTCTTCGCCGTCGACCTCCTCAACGAAGGGCTCGACATCCCCGCCATCGACACCGTGCTGCTGCTGCGTCCCACCGAGAGCGCGGTGGTGTTCCTGCAGCAGCTGGGTCGGGGCTTGCGCCTCTCGCCCGACACCGGCAAGAGCTGCCTCACCGTTTTGGATTTCATCGGCCAGCAGCACCGCCGCTTCCGCTTCGACCTGCGCTACCGAGCCCTGCTCGGCTGCAGTCGCCGTCAGCTGCAGGACCATCTCGCGGCGGGGTTCCCGTTCCTGCCGCCCGGTTGCCGGCTGGTGCTCGATCGGGTGGCGAGCGAGCGGGTGCTTTCCAATCTGCGCCAGTGCCTGCCCGCGCGCCGCCCCCAGCTGCTGCAGCAGCTGCGCGCCCTGGCCGCTGAGGGGGTGATCGGCCCCGCCAGCGGCCTGGCCGATTGGCTCGACGCCCTGGCCATGGAGCCGGCCGACTTCTACGGCATCCGCGGCGCCTCCTTCACCGCCCTGCGGCGCGAGCTGGGCTGGCTCAGAGATGCGCCCCACCCGGAGGAAGAGCGCCTCAGCCGCGCCATCGGCTCCGCGCTGCTGCATGGCGACGATCCCGATCGCCTGCGCCGCCTCGCCGCCGCCCTGAGCGCTCCCGCCCCGCCGGAACTGCAGGCCCTGGGCGAACGCGAGCGGCGTGCGTGGTTGATGCTCACCGTCCAGCTGTTCGGCACCGGCCGCCAGTGGCGACCACTGGAGCACGCCCTGGCCGTGCTCTGGCAGGCCGGCGCCTGGCGCCAGGAACTGCGCCAGCTGCTGGAGCTGCTGGCTGCCCGTGCCGATCACCGCCTCCACCCCCTGCCCTGGGCGCTGCCGGTGCCGCTGCGGGTGCATGGCCACTACAGCCGCGCCGAAATCGAAGCCGCCTTTGGCGTGCTCACCGATCACGCCCCCTGGATCCACCGCGAGGGCGTGCTCTGGCACGAACCCAGCCGGTGCGACCTGCTGTTCGTCACCCTCAGGAAGAGCGAAGCCCTCTTCTCCCCCACCACCCGCTACCGCGACCTGGCCCTCGGGCCTTCGCTGTTCCACTGGGAGAGTCAGAGCACCACCACAGCTGCTTCCGCCACCGGGCAGCGGTATGTCCACCACGAGGCCCGTGGGTCGCGGGTGTTGCTGTTTGTGCGGGAGCAGCGCAAGCAGGGCACGGTCACCGAGCCGTTCGTGTGCCTGGGGTTCGCGCGCTACGAGAGCCATGAAGGCGAACGGCCGATGGCGATTCGCTGGCGGCTGGAGCGGCAGATCCCGGCGGGGTGGTTAACGGTGATGGGGTTGGCGGTTTGA
- a CDS encoding type II toxin-antitoxin system HicB family antitoxin codes for MKGELTAVIEPAPEGGFWAICLEIPGANGQGESIAEAKEDLQAAIELILEDREADICRGLPPDAVRMPLQIG; via the coding sequence ATGAAAGGAGAGCTGACCGCTGTGATTGAACCTGCCCCAGAGGGTGGCTTCTGGGCGATCTGCCTGGAGATACCAGGCGCTAACGGACAGGGTGAATCCATTGCAGAAGCCAAAGAAGACTTGCAGGCAGCGATAGAGCTTATTCTTGAGGATCGTGAAGCTGATATCTGTCGCGGACTTCCTCCAGATGCCGTGCGGATGCCCCTGCAGATTGGATGA
- a CDS encoding type II toxin-antitoxin system HicA family toxin produces MKRRDLERRLRMAGCLLKREGASHSIWINPATGVKEAIPRHNEIKEPLARKILANLGAN; encoded by the coding sequence ATGAAACGCCGCGATCTGGAGCGACGGCTTCGCATGGCTGGCTGCCTCCTGAAAAGAGAAGGTGCCTCCCATTCCATCTGGATTAATCCTGCCACTGGAGTGAAGGAAGCCATTCCCAGGCACAACGAGATCAAGGAACCCCTGGCTCGGAAGATCCTCGCCAACCTCGGCGCGAATTAA
- a CDS encoding nucleotidyltransferase domain-containing protein, whose protein sequence is MILFGSLARGEGRWDSDADILVVMPFEGRHLAKIREMRRLCPVRFPLDLLVRRPEEVEVRYRGGDPVVREALDHGVVLHG, encoded by the coding sequence GTGATCCTGTTCGGGTCTTTGGCCCGTGGGGAGGGACGCTGGGATTCTGATGCCGACATCCTGGTGGTGATGCCCTTTGAGGGGCGCCACCTGGCCAAGATCCGGGAAATGCGCCGTCTCTGTCCGGTGCGATTCCCGCTGGATCTGCTGGTACGGCGGCCGGAAGAGGTTGAGGTGCGCTACCGGGGGGGAGATCCGGTCGTGCGCGAAGCGCTCGACCACGGCGTGGTGCTGCATGGCTGA
- a CDS encoding DUF433 domain-containing protein yields the protein MAESRITHNPAQCGGKPCIRGMRIRVSDVLDLYAAGLTPDQILSELPDLEPEDLQAALSYAAHELNHPVLVA from the coding sequence ATGGCTGAATCCCGCATCACCCACAACCCGGCCCAGTGCGGCGGCAAACCCTGCATCCGAGGGATGCGGATCCGCGTGAGCGATGTGCTTGATCTCTATGCCGCTGGCCTCACACCTGATCAGATCCTCAGCGAGCTTCCTGATCTTGAGCCGGAAGATCTGCAGGCGGCTCTGAGCTATGCCGCTCATGAGCTGAATCATCCTGTATTGGTGGCGTGA
- a CDS encoding DUF5615 family PIN-like protein has product MILWLDAQLSPALANWITEQFTPIQALPVRELGLRNADDREIFAQARSAGAVVMTKDRDFLHLLFEQGPPPQVIWLRVGNSSNQALQAVL; this is encoded by the coding sequence GTGATTCTCTGGCTTGATGCACAGTTATCGCCCGCTCTGGCGAATTGGATCACTGAGCAATTCACCCCGATCCAGGCGCTGCCTGTACGAGAACTGGGCCTCCGCAATGCCGATGACCGGGAGATCTTTGCGCAGGCCCGATCAGCAGGAGCCGTGGTGATGACGAAAGATCGCGACTTTCTGCATCTCCTCTTCGAGCAGGGTCCCCCTCCCCAAGTGATCTGGCTCCGCGTGGGGAACAGTTCCAACCAGGCACTTCAAGCTGTGCTTTAA
- a CDS encoding nucleotidyltransferase domain-containing protein, with amino-acid sequence MAIALTPYQRKAIIEACRRHQVARLHAFGSVVGSHYQPGVSDIDLLVEFQPCDSGALYKSYFSLLNELRQQLPAPVDLVMADAVRNPYIKASIEADKQILYAA; translated from the coding sequence ATGGCAATCGCACTGACCCCCTATCAACGTAAGGCAATCATCGAGGCCTGCCGCCGCCATCAGGTGGCTCGCCTGCATGCCTTCGGTTCTGTTGTGGGCTCTCACTACCAGCCAGGAGTGAGCGATATCGACCTGCTGGTGGAATTCCAGCCCTGCGATTCGGGGGCTCTCTACAAGTCGTATTTCAGTCTGCTGAATGAGCTTCGCCAGCAACTCCCGGCCCCAGTTGACCTTGTGATGGCAGACGCGGTTCGCAATCCCTATATCAAGGCTTCGATCGAGGCTGACAAGCAGATTCTTTATGCAGCGTGA
- a CDS encoding type II toxin-antitoxin system HicA family toxin: protein MPKFPVDAPRDRVLRALQRLGFELVREGNHFALARTNEDGTRTPLTMPNHRLIKGSTLRLILRQSEISREVFLEAYEEC, encoded by the coding sequence ATGCCAAAGTTTCCAGTCGACGCGCCTCGGGATCGCGTGTTGCGGGCTTTGCAGCGGCTGGGATTTGAGCTGGTCCGAGAAGGAAATCACTTCGCCCTGGCGCGGACGAATGAGGATGGCACGCGTACGCCCCTCACCATGCCCAACCATCGGTTGATCAAGGGGTCGACGTTGAGGTTGATTCTCAGACAATCGGAAATCAGCAGGGAAGTATTTCTTGAGGCCTACGAGGAATGCTGA
- a CDS encoding DUF3427 domain-containing protein, whose translation MAPAHRCGAFTGLLFITLLKSEALVSPTTRYRDLALGPGLFHWESQSTTTAASPTGQHTIHHAARGSQLLLCVGERAMARRSLCGGWSGRSRRRGYQAVAWHSGGVGGLRGADWIKGLRRSHELPHPPA comes from the coding sequence CTGGCACCAGCCCACCGCTGTGGGGCATTCACGGGCCTGCTGTTCATCACCCTGCTCAAAAGCGAAGCCCTCGTCTCCCCCACCACCCGCTACCGCGACCTCGCCCTCGGCCCCGGGCTGTTTCACTGGGAAAGCCAGAGCACCACCACCGCCGCCTCGCCCACCGGCCAGCACACCATCCACCATGCCGCGCGGGGTTCACAGTTGCTGCTGTGCGTGGGCGAGCGCGCCATGGCGCGGAGGAGTCTCTGTGGCGGCTGGAGCGGGAGATCCCGGCGGCGTGGTTACCAGGCTGTTGCTTGGCATAGCGGCGGGGTTGGCGGTTTGAGGGGGGCAGACTGGATCAAAGGACTTCGCCGCAGCCATGAGCTACCGCATCCGCCTGCTTGA
- a CDS encoding type II toxin-antitoxin system HicB family antitoxin produces the protein MSYRIRLLETEEGWAVSCLDLPGCHSQGNSREEALANIREAIALWLEVEAEEAGVKSVETLELAL, from the coding sequence ATGAGCTACCGCATCCGCCTGCTTGAGACCGAGGAAGGCTGGGCCGTGAGCTGCCTGGATCTGCCCGGCTGCCATTCCCAGGGCAACAGCCGCGAAGAAGCCCTCGCCAACATCCGCGAGGCCATCGCCCTCTGGCTGGAGGTGGAGGCCGAGGAGGCTGGCGTGAAGAGCGTGGAAACGCTTGAACTGGCGTTGTAA
- a CDS encoding type II toxin-antitoxin system HicA family toxin, with protein sequence MPRLPGISQKQAVRVFQKLGYRVVRESGHLIMSNGTMRLVIPRHDPINAITMGAIARDAGLTPEQFRQLL encoded by the coding sequence ATGCCCCGGCTGCCGGGAATCAGCCAGAAGCAGGCCGTGCGAGTGTTCCAGAAGCTCGGCTACCGCGTCGTACGGGAATCAGGCCACCTGATCATGAGCAATGGCACCATGCGTCTCGTGATTCCGCGGCATGACCCGATCAATGCCATCACCATGGGCGCCATCGCCCGGGATGCAGGGCTGACGCCGGAGCAGTTCCGCCAGCTGCTCTGA